A single region of the Hyphomicrobiales bacterium genome encodes:
- the gor gene encoding Glutathione reductase: MTTGDFDVDLFVIGAGSGGVRAGRIAAGYGARVMIAEESRVGGTCVIRGCVPKKLYVYASRFQDAFADAAGFGWSVPEAHFHWPTLVANKETEITRLEGIYRRNLVNAGVEIVDSRAVVEGPHTVRLLATGESISAKVILIATGARPSLEPVVPGGELGVVSDQIFDLPELPRRLLVIGGGYIAVEFAGVFAGLGVETALLHRGPRLLRGFDHDLAEGLAAAYQARGIELLLDRRVERFDRAGSDITATLSDGTTRRFDQVLVATGRNPHTSGLGLESAGVATNEKGAVIVDSEGRTNVPSIYAVGDVTDRANLTPVAIREGQAFADTVFGNKPTQVDHSLIPTAVFSTPELGTIGPSEEAARALYPKLVVYRTRFRAMKATLSGRDEPVMMKILVDGETDKVIGVHIMGEAAGEMIQLVGIAVTMGATKADFDRTIAVHPTAAEELVTLRTPVG, from the coding sequence ATGACGACCGGTGATTTCGATGTCGATCTTTTCGTTATTGGCGCTGGCTCGGGCGGTGTCCGGGCGGGCCGAATAGCGGCCGGCTATGGCGCGCGCGTGATGATCGCCGAGGAATCACGTGTCGGTGGCACCTGTGTCATCCGCGGCTGCGTGCCCAAGAAGCTTTATGTCTATGCCAGCCGCTTTCAGGATGCCTTTGCCGATGCCGCCGGCTTCGGCTGGAGCGTGCCCGAGGCCCATTTCCACTGGCCGACGCTGGTTGCCAACAAGGAGACGGAGATTACCCGGCTCGAGGGCATCTATCGCCGCAACCTCGTCAATGCCGGTGTCGAGATCGTCGACAGCCGCGCGGTTGTCGAGGGCCCCCATACAGTGCGTCTCCTTGCGACGGGTGAAAGCATTTCGGCCAAGGTCATCCTGATCGCCACCGGCGCGCGTCCATCCCTGGAACCGGTGGTGCCGGGTGGTGAGCTCGGCGTCGTGTCCGACCAGATCTTCGATCTGCCGGAACTGCCACGCCGGCTGCTCGTCATCGGCGGCGGTTATATCGCTGTCGAGTTCGCCGGGGTTTTTGCCGGGCTCGGTGTCGAGACCGCGCTCCTGCACCGTGGCCCGCGCCTTCTGCGCGGGTTCGACCACGATCTCGCCGAGGGCCTCGCCGCGGCCTATCAGGCCAGGGGCATCGAGCTGCTGCTGGATCGGCGTGTCGAGCGCTTTGACCGGGCCGGTTCTGATATCACGGCCACCCTGTCCGATGGCACGACACGCCGTTTCGATCAGGTGCTGGTGGCGACTGGCCGGAATCCGCACACGTCAGGCCTCGGTCTCGAGAGCGCAGGCGTCGCCACGAATGAGAAGGGCGCCGTCATCGTCGATAGCGAAGGCCGCACCAACGTGCCTTCGATCTATGCGGTCGGCGATGTCACCGACCGCGCGAACCTCACGCCGGTCGCCATACGCGAGGGGCAGGCCTTCGCGGATACCGTTTTCGGCAACAAGCCGACGCAGGTGGACCATTCCCTCATTCCGACGGCGGTGTTCTCGACGCCGGAACTCGGCACGATCGGGCCGAGCGAGGAGGCGGCGCGGGCGCTTTACCCCAAGCTCGTCGTCTATCGCACGCGGTTCCGCGCGATGAAGGCTACCTTGTCCGGTCGTGACGAGCCGGTGATGATGAAGATCCTCGTCGATGGCGAGACCGACAAGGTCATCGGCGTTCACATCATGGGCGAGGCGGCGGGCGAGATGATCCAGCTCGTCGGGATCGCGGTGACCATGGGCGCCACCAAGGCCGATTTCGACCGGACGATCGCCGTGCATCCGACGGCCGCCGAGGAGCTGGTGACCCTGCGCACGCCGGTCGGCTGA
- a CDS encoding conserved exported hypothetical protein (Evidence 4 : Unknown function but conserved in other organisms), with protein sequence MRRVLLLAGSAAALVAAVSFLPQLEPANAATAAATFIIPANDGYGVADCLATGGDCATGVANAWCVAQGYRTASAFGPASDITSSTGTSRSTAAAMAITCDN encoded by the coding sequence ATGCGTCGCGTCCTTCTTCTCGCCGGATCAGCCGCTGCTCTCGTCGCGGCCGTGTCGTTCTTGCCCCAGCTGGAGCCCGCGAATGCGGCGACCGCAGCGGCAACTTTCATCATCCCAGCCAATGATGGCTACGGTGTCGCGGATTGCCTCGCGACCGGCGGCGATTGCGCCACCGGCGTGGCCAATGCCTGGTGCGTTGCCCAGGGATATCGCACGGCGAGCGCCTTCGGGCCGGCCAGCGACATCACGAGTTCGACCGGCACGTCCCGTTCGACCGCGGCGGCCATGGCCATCACCTGCGACAATTAG
- the nadE gene encoding Glutamine-dependent NAD(+) synthetase, whose product MIMSASSDLLRIALAQLNPTVGDVSGNLAKARAARADAARLGADAVMFPELFLAGYPPEDLVLKPAFLDACRDACEELAAETGDGGPAVLIGLPWAENDTVYNAYAILDGGVVSAVRFKVDLPNYGVFDEKRVFAAGPLPGPASLRGVRVGLPICEDIWGEDVVECITDTGGEILLVPNGSPYARDKMDVRFNIAAGRVAESGLPLVYLNQVCGQDELVFDGASFVLNGDGSLAIQMPAFEEAISLVTFERTATGWRCQPDEKAILDEGDQADYAACVFGLRDYVRKNGFPGVVLGLSGGIDSAICAAMAVDALGPERVHCVMLPYRYTSGESLADASACVKALGIRYDILPIADAVEGLTGVLQPLFAGLNADTTEENLQSRARGTLLMSISNKFGAMVVTTGNKSEMSVGYATLYGDMNGGFNPIKDLYKTQVYRLSALRNRWKPAGALGPDGVVIPDNIITKAPTAELRDNQTDQDSLPPYDVLDDILIGLVEEELRVSEIVARGHDLATVKKVERLLYLAEYKRRQAPPGVKVTTKNFGRDRRYPITNRFRDSGTPGPQRRSSIDVTTSASQADI is encoded by the coding sequence GTGATCATGAGCGCATCGTCCGATCTTCTCCGCATTGCCCTCGCGCAGCTCAACCCCACGGTTGGCGACGTCAGCGGCAATCTCGCCAAGGCCCGCGCGGCACGCGCGGACGCGGCACGTCTAGGCGCCGACGCGGTGATGTTTCCCGAACTCTTCCTCGCCGGCTATCCGCCTGAGGATCTCGTCCTGAAGCCCGCGTTTCTGGATGCCTGCCGTGATGCCTGCGAGGAGCTGGCAGCCGAGACCGGAGATGGCGGCCCAGCAGTCCTCATCGGCTTGCCGTGGGCCGAGAACGACACCGTCTACAACGCCTATGCCATTCTCGACGGCGGCGTCGTGAGCGCTGTGCGCTTCAAGGTCGATCTGCCGAACTACGGCGTCTTCGACGAGAAGCGTGTCTTCGCGGCGGGGCCCCTGCCGGGGCCGGCCTCGCTGCGCGGTGTGCGTGTCGGCCTGCCGATCTGCGAGGATATCTGGGGCGAGGATGTGGTCGAGTGCATCACCGACACCGGCGGTGAGATCCTGCTCGTCCCCAACGGCTCTCCCTATGCGCGCGACAAGATGGATGTGCGCTTCAACATCGCCGCCGGACGGGTCGCGGAAAGCGGGCTGCCCCTGGTCTATCTCAACCAGGTCTGCGGGCAGGACGAACTGGTTTTTGACGGCGCGTCCTTCGTGCTCAATGGCGATGGTTCGCTCGCCATTCAGATGCCGGCGTTCGAGGAGGCCATTTCGCTCGTCACCTTCGAGCGCACGGCCACGGGCTGGCGCTGCCAGCCGGACGAGAAGGCCATTCTGGACGAGGGCGACCAGGCCGACTATGCGGCCTGCGTATTCGGCCTCCGCGACTACGTCCGCAAAAACGGCTTTCCCGGCGTGGTGCTCGGCCTGTCCGGCGGCATCGATTCAGCGATCTGCGCGGCGATGGCCGTCGATGCGCTCGGTCCTGAACGCGTGCACTGCGTCATGCTGCCCTACCGCTATACGTCCGGCGAGAGCCTGGCTGACGCATCGGCGTGCGTGAAGGCGCTCGGTATCCGCTACGACATCTTGCCGATCGCCGATGCCGTCGAGGGACTGACGGGGGTGCTCCAGCCTCTCTTTGCTGGCCTTAACGCCGACACCACCGAGGAGAACCTACAAAGCCGCGCACGCGGCACGCTGCTCATGTCGATTTCGAACAAGTTCGGCGCGATGGTCGTGACTACCGGCAACAAGTCCGAGATGTCGGTCGGCTATGCCACGCTCTATGGCGACATGAATGGCGGGTTCAATCCGATCAAGGACCTCTATAAAACCCAGGTCTATCGTCTGTCCGCGCTGCGCAATCGCTGGAAGCCGGCGGGTGCGCTTGGGCCGGATGGTGTGGTGATTCCAGACAACATCATCACCAAGGCACCGACCGCGGAACTCCGCGACAACCAGACCGACCAGGATTCATTGCCTCCGTATGACGTGCTCGATGACATCCTCATTGGGCTTGTCGAGGAGGAGTTGCGCGTGTCCGAGATCGTCGCCCGTGGCCACGATCTTGCAACCGTGAAGAAGGTCGAGCGGCTGCTCTATCTGGCCGAGTACAAGCGCCGCCAGGCGCCGCCCGGTGTCAAGGTCACCACCAAGAACTTCGGACGCGACCGCCGCTATCCGATCACCAACCGCTTTCGAGACAGTGGAACCCCCGGTCCGCAACGACGAAGCTCCATCGACGTGACGACGTCAGCCAGTCAGGCTGATATCTGA
- a CDS encoding DNA-binding MarR family transcriptional regulator codes for MSSPVSRDVPPSANVASAAGPNDETEPLTLTLSRFIPYRLNVLAQVVAEGLGRIYEKRFGFGLPEWRTIALLGELGEMTARDIGAHTRMHKTKVSRATAALEDRGLLERRANERDRREAFLSLTDEGRALYTEIIPLAISYAEQLTKDIPPEELAAFDRVIEVLMQRSGIPVDAPPEMDM; via the coding sequence ATGTCCTCCCCTGTATCTCGTGATGTCCCCCCTTCTGCCAATGTGGCCTCCGCGGCAGGCCCCAATGACGAGACCGAGCCGCTGACGCTGACGCTAAGCCGGTTCATTCCCTATCGTCTCAACGTTCTGGCGCAGGTCGTCGCGGAAGGCCTCGGCCGCATCTACGAAAAGCGATTCGGTTTTGGATTGCCGGAGTGGCGTACGATCGCGCTGCTCGGGGAACTCGGCGAGATGACAGCGCGCGACATCGGCGCGCATACCCGCATGCACAAAACGAAGGTCTCGCGCGCGACGGCCGCGCTGGAAGATCGTGGTCTTCTCGAGCGCAGGGCGAACGAGCGCGATCGCCGTGAAGCGTTCCTGTCTCTGACAGACGAGGGGCGCGCGCTCTATACGGAGATCATTCCGCTCGCAATAAGCTATGCGGAACAATTGACTAAGGACATCCCTCCGGAAGAGCTGGCAGCCTTCGATCGGGTCATCGAAGTCCTGATGCAGCGTTCCGGCATTCCGGTGGATGCGCCTCCCGAAATGGACATGTAG
- a CDS encoding conserved exported hypothetical protein (Evidence 4 : Unknown function but conserved in other organisms) yields MISRRAAYAIAATFVCTLFAGDAYAQEVVSPAACQRYRAELASLPRGGGQAQQYAAAAQRQRAELDRTRGYYQQLGCDRGGGLFGGQRPADCSGLQARLSQMQANYDLLRSRAGGGDAQTEARRRELTAAASEACAPRTAAAPRQRGFFEMLFGGGQPEQEPPQADLDGQAPPSHGEGGGEKRLGGSRAVCVRLADGYFFPLGGPASGRSSAQELCQAQCPASPTELFFMSQGGNVAQAVSATGRPYSDLPGALQYERALNPDITCRPFGESWAQALQPAEFMLERRKSDIIVTAEKAEELSRPKTTAAQRANERQTAAAKAATTAKVEDDEDAADNAAANDPSVVPTASAASSGIGPQSITEVTTVDQDDGTLREEVGPDGQRRKVRIVAPYLVASPQNSVLINPR; encoded by the coding sequence ATGATCAGCCGCCGTGCGGCATATGCCATCGCAGCCACATTTGTCTGCACCCTGTTCGCGGGTGATGCTTATGCTCAGGAAGTGGTGTCGCCTGCCGCGTGCCAACGCTATCGCGCTGAACTTGCTTCCCTCCCGCGCGGCGGAGGGCAGGCCCAGCAATATGCGGCGGCAGCCCAGCGCCAGCGTGCTGAACTCGACCGGACACGTGGCTACTACCAGCAGCTCGGTTGCGATCGCGGCGGCGGATTGTTCGGCGGCCAGCGCCCGGCGGATTGCAGCGGCCTCCAGGCGCGCCTGTCGCAGATGCAGGCGAATTATGACCTTCTTCGCTCACGCGCCGGCGGCGGCGACGCCCAGACGGAGGCGCGCCGACGCGAGTTGACCGCGGCGGCATCGGAGGCCTGTGCCCCGCGCACGGCTGCAGCTCCGCGGCAGCGTGGCTTCTTCGAAATGCTGTTCGGTGGCGGCCAACCCGAGCAGGAGCCGCCGCAGGCTGACCTCGACGGACAGGCGCCTCCCAGCCATGGCGAAGGTGGCGGCGAGAAGCGCCTCGGCGGTTCGCGCGCCGTCTGCGTGCGTCTCGCCGACGGTTATTTTTTCCCGCTGGGTGGACCGGCCTCCGGCCGCAGCAGCGCCCAGGAGCTGTGCCAGGCGCAATGCCCCGCCTCGCCGACGGAGCTCTTCTTCATGTCCCAGGGAGGCAATGTCGCCCAGGCTGTCAGTGCAACGGGGCGTCCCTATTCAGATCTTCCCGGCGCCCTGCAATATGAGCGGGCTCTCAATCCCGATATTACCTGCCGCCCCTTCGGCGAGAGCTGGGCGCAGGCGCTTCAGCCCGCGGAATTCATGCTGGAGCGGCGCAAGAGCGATATCATCGTGACCGCGGAAAAGGCCGAGGAACTGTCACGGCCGAAGACCACGGCCGCTCAGCGCGCCAACGAACGCCAGACAGCGGCCGCCAAAGCCGCGACGACGGCGAAGGTGGAAGACGACGAGGACGCAGCCGACAACGCCGCCGCCAACGATCCCTCGGTTGTTCCGACTGCGAGCGCGGCCTCGTCCGGCATCGGTCCGCAATCCATTACGGAGGTGACCACCGTCGATCAGGACGATGGCACGCTTCGCGAGGAAGTCGGCCCGGACGGTCAGCGGCGCAAGGTGCGCATCGTCGCGCCCTATCTCGTCGCCAGCCCGCAGAACTCCGTGCTGATCAACCCGCGCTAG
- a CDS encoding hypothetical protein (Evidence 5 : Unknown function) has protein sequence MPGKASTKTPRVSQGVFIAALRSWLPSPEAVDGAAPVASAGGQSSGLHGTRSGNKKPARIHRLMPSRQAVRDDVRLEHGSYANLLGNSMRIKASLVVAAVTSP, from the coding sequence ATGCCCGGAAAAGCGAGTACCAAGACGCCGCGCGTCTCTCAGGGCGTTTTCATCGCGGCCCTCCGGAGTTGGCTCCCGAGCCCGGAGGCCGTCGATGGGGCGGCGCCGGTTGCCTCGGCGGGAGGCCAATCCAGCGGGCTGCACGGCACTCGGAGCGGCAACAAAAAACCGGCCCGAATCCACCGACTCATGCCCTCCCGGCAGGCTGTCCGGGATGATGTGCGCTTGGAGCATGGCTCGTATGCCAATCTGTTAGGCAATTCCATGCGAATTAAGGCGTCGCTTGTGGTTGCAGCCGTAACTTCGCCGTGA
- the creA gene encoding Protein CreA: MVLGLAAFSLFATGAMAQNGPDLIFRKSTVWKMLTPDDTLAVYGIDDPAVEGVACHYTLPERGGIKGMFGVAEEVSDVSLSCRQVGPITIKQKFEQGEVVFSERRSLVFKRMQIVRGCDTKRNVLVYLVYSDKLIDGSPQNSTSSVPLMPWGANINVQNCAEWLKK; encoded by the coding sequence ATGGTGCTTGGCCTCGCGGCTTTCAGCCTGTTCGCGACTGGCGCCATGGCGCAGAACGGTCCGGATCTGATTTTTCGCAAATCGACCGTGTGGAAGATGCTGACGCCTGACGATACGCTGGCGGTCTATGGGATTGATGATCCAGCGGTCGAGGGCGTGGCGTGCCACTACACGCTGCCGGAGCGCGGCGGAATCAAGGGCATGTTCGGCGTCGCGGAGGAAGTCTCCGACGTCTCTCTCTCCTGCCGGCAGGTGGGCCCGATTACCATCAAGCAGAAATTCGAGCAGGGGGAGGTCGTCTTCAGTGAGAGGCGATCGCTCGTCTTCAAGCGTATGCAGATCGTACGCGGCTGCGATACCAAGCGTAACGTCCTGGTCTACCTTGTTTATTCCGACAAGCTGATCGATGGCTCGCCGCAGAATTCCACCTCGAGCGTCCCGCTCATGCCTTGGGGCGCCAATATCAATGTGCAGAACTGCGCGGAATGGCTGAAAAAATAG
- the aroH gene encoding Phospho-2-dehydro-3-deoxyheptonate aldolase produces MSERWTPSSWRSKPIQQVPLFTDAAALASVEDQLASFPPLVFAGEARKLKRALGKVAVGEAFLLQGGDCAESFAEHSADNIRDFFRLFLQMAVVLTFAGSSPVVKVGRVAGQFAKPRSAPNETVDGVELPSYRGDIINGIDFTPESREPDPRRQLMAYRQSAATLNLLRAFASGGYANLDNAHRWMLGFVKDSPQSGRYQELADRITEALDFMRACGIDPESHPEMRTTDFYTSHEALLLGYEQAMTRVDSTSGDWYATSGHMIWIGDRTRQLDHAHVEYFRGIKNPIGLKCGPSLKPQDLVKLVSALNPDNEAGRLTLICRFGADKVADHLPGLIQAVKAEGQTVVWSCDPMHGNTVKAGSGYKTRPVDLILSEVKQFFGIHKSEGTYAGGVHLEMTGKNVTECTGGARAITDADLHDRYHTHCDPRLNAEQAIELSFMVAELLKDERTPKLRERQVDAAE; encoded by the coding sequence ATGAGCGAGCGTTGGACACCGTCGAGCTGGAGATCAAAACCGATCCAGCAGGTGCCGCTCTTTACGGATGCTGCGGCCCTTGCCAGCGTCGAAGATCAACTCGCCAGCTTTCCCCCCCTCGTTTTTGCGGGCGAGGCGCGCAAGCTCAAACGGGCGTTGGGCAAGGTTGCCGTCGGTGAGGCGTTCCTGCTGCAAGGCGGTGATTGCGCCGAGAGCTTCGCCGAGCATTCCGCCGACAATATCCGCGATTTCTTCCGCCTGTTCCTGCAGATGGCGGTGGTGCTGACCTTCGCCGGCTCCTCGCCGGTGGTGAAGGTCGGCCGCGTCGCAGGCCAGTTCGCGAAGCCACGGTCAGCGCCGAACGAGACGGTCGACGGCGTCGAGCTGCCGAGCTATCGCGGTGACATCATCAACGGCATCGACTTCACGCCGGAAAGCCGCGAGCCGGATCCGCGCCGCCAGCTCATGGCCTACCGCCAGTCTGCGGCGACTCTGAACCTGCTGCGAGCCTTCGCGTCGGGTGGCTATGCCAATCTGGACAACGCGCATCGCTGGATGCTGGGCTTCGTCAAGGACAGCCCGCAGTCGGGGCGCTATCAGGAACTGGCGGACCGCATCACCGAGGCGCTCGATTTCATGCGCGCCTGCGGGATCGATCCGGAGTCCCATCCGGAAATGCGCACCACGGATTTCTACACGAGCCATGAGGCGCTCCTGCTCGGCTACGAGCAGGCGATGACGCGTGTCGATTCCACCTCCGGTGACTGGTACGCCACGTCAGGCCATATGATCTGGATCGGCGACCGCACGCGTCAGCTCGACCATGCCCATGTCGAGTATTTCCGCGGCATCAAGAACCCGATCGGCCTGAAATGCGGCCCGTCCCTGAAGCCGCAGGACCTGGTGAAGCTCGTTTCCGCGCTGAACCCTGACAATGAGGCTGGTCGCCTCACGCTGATCTGCCGCTTCGGCGCGGACAAGGTGGCGGATCATCTGCCGGGCCTCATCCAGGCGGTGAAGGCAGAAGGCCAGACCGTCGTGTGGTCGTGCGATCCCATGCATGGCAATACGGTCAAGGCCGGCTCCGGCTACAAGACACGGCCGGTGGATCTGATCCTGTCGGAAGTGAAGCAGTTCTTCGGAATCCATAAGTCCGAAGGCACCTATGCCGGCGGCGTGCATCTCGAAATGACGGGCAAGAACGTCACCGAATGCACGGGCGGCGCCCGCGCCATCACCGACGCGGACCTGCATGATCGCTACCACACGCATTGCGACCCGCGTCTCAATGCCGAGCAGGCGATCGAGCTGTCATTCATGGTGGCCGAGCTTCTGAAGGATGAGCGGACCCCGAAGCTGCGTGAGCGTCAGGTCGACGCGGCGGAGTAG
- a CDS encoding Sugar phosphate permease, translating into MPASLASVAPVLVAVFILVVGNGLVTTLVPLRGVLENFSPAEIGAIGSTYFVGMLGGTWLAPSIVRRAGHIRAFAALAAVAASAVLGFAIIVEPLMWMVLRCIIGFCFGGLYALVEGWVNAKATDRNRGSMLGLYNVMNFGGSATGQQFLNVAPAQSFTLFSVSAMSIVLALVPMALTRAEPPPLPVKAKLDILGLARRSPIAVMGVICVGLANGSLWSLVPAVIERTGLGTTVLATFMTILILGSAASPFPLGRLSDRMDRRWMIAIVCGCAVAVEIALVFVSQSPSVWPLYGLALGMGFFVPVIYPLIAAHANDRNNEGGAMNMSSTLLFLYCFGAIVGPSLASFLMARFGDGALFMHNAVVHCVLGLYVLWRISRKAPPPVETEMQPLGQPLGQIEPQTT; encoded by the coding sequence GTGCCAGCCTCTCTTGCCTCTGTTGCGCCTGTCCTCGTCGCCGTCTTCATTCTCGTTGTCGGCAACGGCCTCGTCACGACACTCGTGCCTCTGCGAGGCGTCCTGGAGAACTTCTCGCCGGCCGAGATCGGCGCGATCGGCTCGACCTATTTCGTCGGCATGCTCGGCGGGACCTGGCTCGCTCCGAGCATCGTCAGGCGCGCCGGGCATATCCGTGCCTTCGCGGCGCTGGCAGCCGTCGCAGCGAGCGCGGTGCTCGGCTTTGCCATCATCGTCGAGCCCCTGATGTGGATGGTCTTGCGCTGCATCATCGGCTTTTGCTTCGGCGGCCTCTATGCGCTCGTCGAAGGCTGGGTCAATGCAAAGGCGACCGACCGGAACCGCGGCAGCATGCTCGGCCTCTACAATGTGATGAACTTTGGCGGCTCGGCGACCGGACAGCAGTTCCTGAATGTCGCCCCCGCGCAGTCCTTCACCCTGTTTTCCGTATCGGCCATGTCGATCGTGCTGGCGCTGGTGCCGATGGCGCTCACCCGCGCCGAGCCCCCCCCGTTGCCGGTCAAGGCGAAGCTCGACATTCTCGGCCTCGCGCGCCGCAGCCCGATCGCCGTGATGGGTGTGATCTGCGTCGGCCTCGCCAATGGCAGCCTGTGGAGCCTCGTGCCGGCCGTCATCGAACGCACCGGGCTCGGCACGACCGTGCTCGCGACCTTCATGACGATCCTCATCCTTGGCTCGGCCGCGAGCCCCTTCCCGCTCGGGCGTCTGTCCGACCGGATGGATCGCCGCTGGATGATCGCGATCGTCTGCGGATGCGCCGTCGCTGTCGAGATCGCGCTCGTCTTCGTGTCCCAGAGCCCGTCTGTCTGGCCGCTCTATGGACTGGCGCTCGGCATGGGTTTCTTCGTACCGGTGATTTATCCGCTGATCGCCGCGCACGCCAATGATCGCAACAACGAGGGCGGCGCCATGAATATGTCGAGCACGCTGCTGTTCCTCTATTGCTTCGGCGCGATCGTCGGTCCCTCGCTCGCCTCTTTCCTGATGGCGCGGTTCGGAGACGGCGCGCTGTTCATGCACAACGCCGTCGTGCACTGCGTGCTCGGCCTTTATGTGCTGTGGCGCATCTCGCGCAAGGCGCCCCCACCTGTCGAGACCGAGATGCAGCCGCTTGGGCAGCCGCTCGGGCAGATCGAGCCGCAGACGACATGA
- the gltX gene encoding Glutamate--tRNA ligase 2: MTAHSAPVVRFAPSPTGFLHIGNARPALLNWLYALNHGGRFVLRLDDTDQTRSTKEYADAVSEDLAWLGIEPDVFVRQSDRLEIYDRAVEALKAKGVLYPCYETPDELDRRRKRQLARGKPPIYDRAALSLTTEQRAAFEAEGRRPHWRFLLDHRVVRWTDLARGVIEVDTASLSDPVLVRADGTYLYTLPSVVDDLDLGITHVIRGEDHITNTAVQIALIDALDGAVPSFAHTNLLTTASGEGLSKRLGHLSLRGLREQGIEAMAVASLAVLVGSAEAVRPVASLEELAKLVDLARLSHAPAKFDEAELASLNAKLLHSFSYGAVQRRLRLLGVDGGETFWLAVRGNLERLADAQAWWRVVAGPIDPIIEDHAFTGTAADLLPPEPWNAETWKTWTAALKAATGVGGRSLFMPLRLALTAHDHGPELAALLPLIGGVKATARLRGERA; encoded by the coding sequence ATGACTGCGCATTCTGCACCCGTCGTCCGCTTCGCCCCGTCACCCACGGGTTTCCTGCATATCGGCAATGCTCGCCCGGCGCTGCTCAATTGGCTCTATGCGCTCAACCATGGCGGACGCTTCGTGCTGCGCCTGGACGATACCGATCAGACGCGTTCCACAAAGGAATACGCCGACGCGGTGTCGGAAGACCTCGCCTGGCTCGGGATCGAGCCGGACGTGTTCGTGCGGCAGTCCGACCGTCTCGAGATCTACGACCGCGCGGTTGAGGCCTTGAAGGCGAAGGGGGTTCTCTATCCCTGCTATGAGACGCCGGACGAGCTCGATCGCCGCCGTAAACGCCAGCTCGCCCGTGGCAAGCCGCCCATTTATGATCGGGCTGCCCTGAGCCTGACGACGGAGCAGCGCGCCGCCTTCGAGGCTGAGGGACGAAGGCCGCACTGGCGGTTCCTGCTCGATCATCGTGTCGTGCGGTGGACGGATCTCGCGCGTGGCGTCATCGAGGTTGATACGGCCTCGCTGTCGGACCCGGTTCTCGTGCGGGCCGATGGCACTTACCTCTATACCCTGCCGTCTGTGGTCGATGACCTTGATCTCGGCATCACCCATGTGATCCGTGGCGAGGATCACATCACCAACACGGCGGTGCAGATCGCCCTGATCGATGCCCTCGATGGGGCCGTGCCCTCTTTCGCCCATACCAATCTCCTCACGACGGCGAGTGGCGAGGGATTGTCGAAACGTCTCGGGCATCTGTCGCTGAGAGGGCTGCGGGAGCAGGGCATCGAGGCGATGGCGGTTGCTTCCCTGGCCGTGCTCGTTGGCTCGGCCGAGGCCGTGCGGCCGGTCGCGTCGCTCGAAGAGCTTGCCAAGCTCGTCGATCTCGCCCGCCTGTCCCATGCGCCTGCGAAATTCGACGAGGCCGAGCTCGCCTCCCTCAATGCGAAGCTTTTGCACAGCTTCTCCTATGGGGCCGTGCAGCGGCGTCTCAGGCTCCTCGGCGTGGACGGCGGCGAGACCTTCTGGCTCGCGGTGCGCGGCAATCTGGAACGGCTGGCCGATGCCCAGGCATGGTGGCGGGTGGTTGCCGGCCCCATCGATCCTATCATCGAGGATCACGCCTTCACGGGAACGGCTGCGGATCTGCTGCCGCCGGAGCCTTGGAACGCGGAGACGTGGAAAACCTGGACAGCGGCGCTGAAGGCCGCGACGGGTGTGGGCGGGCGATCGTTGTTCATGCCGCTCAGGCTCGCCTTGACGGCCCATGACCATGGACCGGAGCTGGCCGCGTTGCTGCCTCTGATCGGCGGTGTCAAAGCGACCGCGCGCCTGCGCGGCGAGCGCGCCTGA
- a CDS encoding hypothetical protein (Evidence 5 : Unknown function) has product MPEICATWVQVLCADTPPDPARVRETNTGGYPPELTKPLISLDLSSDQKPVRVARDVAVTSGIVIPGRPPRRSSSPVPGRLLGNAIWPRGRIFLSQRSHRERHRAGAHGLGGGDHLCDAEDGNQAHPQTKHSFNGCNLSDWVAVSYDAHIGLACIQVPAIDEPAGILKHHGGTAWGARVSPGTMIEQLPRS; this is encoded by the coding sequence TTGCCTGAAATCTGTGCGACCTGGGTCCAAGTGCTGTGCGCCGATACCCCACCTGACCCGGCGAGGGTGAGGGAAACGAACACAGGAGGTTACCCTCCAGAGCTCACGAAACCCTTGATATCCTTGGATCTGTCCTCGGATCAAAAACCCGTTCGCGTCGCGCGCGACGTGGCAGTTACCAGCGGTATTGTGATCCCGGGTAGGCCGCCACGCAGGTCGTCGTCACCAGTTCCCGGGCGGTTGCTCGGCAATGCGATATGGCCGCGAGGCAGGATTTTCTTGTCCCAGCGCAGCCATCGCGAGCGACATAGGGCTGGCGCGCATGGCCTGGGAGGGGGCGATCACCTGTGTGATGCTGAGGATGGCAATCAGGCTCACCCCCAGACAAAGCACAGCTTCAATGGGTGCAACCTGTCTGATTGGGTGGCCGTGAGCTACGATGCGCATATTGGTCTCGCCTGTATCCAAGTGCCCGCCATCGACGAGCCGGCCGGAATACTGAAACACCATGGAGGCACCGCATGGGGCGCACGCGTGTCTCCAGGAACGATGATCGAACAACTCCCGCGATCCTAG